GCCGAAGCGCTTGGCCGGCACGAGGTGCCCGACCTCGTGCAGCGCGATCGAGACGAGGATCGCGACGGCGAACAGGACGATCCCGAGGACCGTCAGCAGGGTGGGCATCGTCGCGGTGGCTCCTGGTGGTGGGACGGGGTACGGCCCTCAGGCCGCCGGCAGCAGCGCCGCCGCGTGCTCGCGGGCGTCGCGCTCCGCCTCCAGAACATCCTCCAGCGCCAGGACGTTCCCCGCCCGCCCCGAGAGGTGGTCCCCCACGACGCGGGCCAGCGTGTCCACGATGCCGAGGAAGGGCAGCCGCCCGGCGAGGAACGCCTCGACGCAGACCTCGTTCGCCGCGTTGTACGCCGCCGGCGCCGTCCCGCCGGCCGCGGCGGCCTCGCGGGCCAGCCGTACGGCGGGGAACGCGTCCTCGTCGAGCGGGAGGAACTCCCAGGTCGCCGCGCGGGTCCAGTCGCAGCCGGCGGCCGCGCCGGGCACGCGCGCCGGCCAGGCCAACCCGAGCGCGATGGGCAGGCGCATGTCGGGCGGGCTCGCCTGGGCCAGGGTGGAGCCGTCGACGAACTCGACCATGCTGTGGACCACCGACTGGGGGTGCACGACGACGTCGATCCGCTCGAGGGGCACGTCGAAGAGCAGGTGCGCCTCGACGACCTCGAGCGCCTTGTTCACCAGCGTCGCCGAGTTGACCGTGATGACCGGCCCCATGGACCACGTGGGGTGCGCGAGGGCCTGCTCCGGCGTGACGTGGGCGAGCTCGGCGCGGGCGCGCCCTCGGAAGGGTCCACCGCTCGCGGTGAGCACGAGCCGGCGCACCTCCTCGGCGCGGCCGCCGCGCAGGCACTGGGCCAGAGCGCTGTGCTCGGAGTCGACGGGGACGATCTGCCCCGGCGCGGCCGCGGCCCGTACGAGCGGCCCGCCGGCGATGAGCGACTCCTTGTTCGCCAGGGCGAGGGTGCGCCCGGCGCGCAGCGCCGCCAGCGTCGGGCCCAGCCCGACCGAGCCGGTCATGCCGTTGAGGACGACGTCGCAGTCCCACTGGGCGACCTCGGCGGCCGCCTCCGGCCCGGCCAGCACCTTGGGGATGCGGGTACGCCCCTCGCTGAACCCCCGCCGCTGCGCCTCCGCGTACAGCGCGAGCTGCAGGTCCTCCGCCGCGGTCCCCCGGGCCACGGACACGACCTCGACGTCGTGCTCGAGCGCCTGCCGCGCGAGCAGCCCGACGTCGCCACCGCCGGCCGCGAGCCCGACGACCCTGAACCGGTCCGGCGCGGCGCGCACCACGTCGAGGGCCTGCGTCCCCACCGACCCGGTGGACCCCAGGACCACGACCTCGCGCTGCTCGCTCACCGGCCCATCATCGCGCACCGGTACGGCCGGGGCCGCCCGGCACGGCCCCCCGCGCAGGACCTGCACTCACTCGCCGCTTCCTCTGCACGGCCGCGATCATGCAGTCCCCCGGCCGGGGGGTCGAGCCGCATCAGGTTCCGGGAGCACGCACGGCTGGGGGTCG
The sequence above is a segment of the Vallicoccus soli genome. Coding sequences within it:
- the dxr gene encoding 1-deoxy-D-xylulose-5-phosphate reductoisomerase; this encodes MVLGSTGSVGTQALDVVRAAPDRFRVVGLAAGGGDVGLLARQALEHDVEVVSVARGTAAEDLQLALYAEAQRRGFSEGRTRIPKVLAGPEAAAEVAQWDCDVVLNGMTGSVGLGPTLAALRAGRTLALANKESLIAGGPLVRAAAAPGQIVPVDSEHSALAQCLRGGRAEEVRRLVLTASGGPFRGRARAELAHVTPEQALAHPTWSMGPVITVNSATLVNKALEVVEAHLLFDVPLERIDVVVHPQSVVHSMVEFVDGSTLAQASPPDMRLPIALGLAWPARVPGAAAGCDWTRAATWEFLPLDEDAFPAVRLAREAAAAGGTAPAAYNAANEVCVEAFLAGRLPFLGIVDTLARVVGDHLSGRAGNVLALEDVLEAERDAREHAAALLPAA